A section of the Cuniculiplasma divulgatum genome encodes:
- a CDS encoding dihydrolipoamide acetyltransferase family protein, with the protein MYSFKLPDIGEGVSEGEIVKWHVKEGDHVSREQDMVEVMTDKVTVKIPSPVEGTVKKILFQEGQVVTVGSEMIVIDSGETAPEEKPVARETATPVEAPPAAAAQPAGGRVLASPAVRRIAREKGIDLSGLSGSAQNGRITLDDLEKHIERGAEKVVEPVTQVKKEPAQVQQVREPVLENPQDEILEPRGLRRIIFENMTKSKQIIPHFTVVEEVDMTRISTMISDLASMDTKVTYTSFFVKACTVALKEYPYLNAIYNETSRNYTLRKSYNIGMAVDTPNGLTVAVVKNADTKSLLKIASEIADLASRARTSDLKLSEVQDSTFTVTNVGTIGGLMSTPIINFPEVAILGVHRIRKVKEDGEERMKTYLSLSCDHRLIDGAMATRFLVRVKQILEKPEYFLVR; encoded by the coding sequence ATGTACAGTTTCAAGTTACCGGACATAGGAGAAGGCGTGTCAGAGGGCGAGATTGTAAAATGGCACGTTAAGGAAGGCGATCATGTTTCCAGGGAACAGGACATGGTGGAAGTTATGACGGACAAGGTCACGGTAAAGATACCCTCCCCGGTTGAGGGAACGGTGAAGAAAATCCTCTTCCAGGAGGGGCAGGTTGTTACCGTTGGATCTGAAATGATAGTAATAGATAGTGGAGAAACCGCCCCTGAGGAAAAGCCAGTGGCACGGGAAACAGCAACACCAGTTGAGGCCCCCCCGGCTGCCGCAGCCCAGCCAGCAGGAGGCAGGGTGCTTGCTTCTCCTGCGGTCAGGAGAATAGCCAGGGAGAAGGGCATAGATCTGTCAGGCCTGTCCGGCAGTGCTCAGAACGGCCGTATAACTCTTGATGATCTGGAAAAGCACATTGAAAGAGGTGCAGAAAAGGTTGTTGAGCCCGTGACCCAGGTGAAGAAGGAGCCAGCCCAGGTGCAACAGGTACGTGAACCGGTGCTGGAGAACCCTCAGGATGAAATTCTTGAACCCAGGGGTCTGAGGCGGATCATATTTGAAAACATGACCAAGTCCAAGCAGATCATACCGCATTTCACCGTTGTTGAGGAGGTGGATATGACACGCATCTCCACAATGATATCTGATCTTGCCTCCATGGATACAAAGGTCACATACACATCATTCTTTGTGAAAGCATGCACCGTCGCCCTGAAGGAATACCCCTACCTTAATGCCATATACAACGAGACTTCCAGGAACTATACCCTGAGAAAATCCTACAATATCGGCATGGCGGTGGATACCCCAAACGGCCTTACGGTTGCGGTTGTCAAGAATGCCGACACAAAGAGCCTGCTGAAAATAGCCAGTGAGATTGCGGATCTTGCTTCCAGGGCCAGAACAAGCGATCTCAAGCTCTCAGAGGTTCAGGATTCAACATTCACTGTCACTAATGTGGGCACGATCGGCGGGCTGATGTCGACACCCATCATCAATTTCCCTGAGGTGGCGATTCTGGGTGTACACAGGATCAGAAAAGTTAAGGAAGATGGGGAGGAGCGGATGAAGACCTATCTTTCACTGTCATGCGATCACAGGCTTATAGACGGCGCAATGGCAACAAGGTTCCTGGTTAGGGTGAAGCAAATCCTTGAGAAGCCAGAGTATTTCCTGGTAAGGTGA
- a CDS encoding alpha-ketoacid dehydrogenase subunit beta, translated as MNMVQAINSTLDMKMAADDSIILLGEDIGKDGGVFRVTDGLQSKYGQQRVIDTPLTELGIVGMAIGMAVYGLKPVPEIQFQDFIYTAMDQIINQMAKMRYRTAGKITVPLVLRTPYGGGIRGGLYHSQSGESYFVHTAGLTVVTPSNPYDAKGLLSASLDLGDPVIFLEPKKLYRFQKMDVPDQDYKVQIGKARKVREGDSITIITYGSMVPTVAAAVEKNKVDADVIDLMTLSPLDIDAISASVKKTGRVMIVHEAPRTLGMGAEISAMISERMIEYLYAPILRVTGPDTPFPYRLEDHYLPNEKRIMDAVDRLLKFR; from the coding sequence ATGAACATGGTACAGGCAATAAACAGCACACTTGACATGAAGATGGCTGCAGATGATTCCATAATCCTGCTGGGTGAGGACATCGGAAAAGACGGGGGTGTGTTCAGGGTCACGGACGGCCTTCAGAGCAAGTACGGGCAGCAGAGGGTGATAGATACCCCCCTTACAGAACTTGGGATAGTTGGAATGGCCATTGGAATGGCTGTCTACGGGCTCAAGCCCGTCCCTGAGATCCAGTTCCAGGACTTCATATACACAGCAATGGATCAGATCATCAACCAGATGGCAAAGATGAGGTACAGGACTGCAGGAAAAATCACTGTTCCTCTTGTCCTCAGGACTCCCTATGGAGGAGGAATACGCGGTGGACTGTATCATTCCCAGAGCGGGGAATCATACTTCGTGCACACTGCAGGTCTCACTGTTGTGACACCCTCAAATCCCTATGATGCAAAGGGGCTACTTTCAGCCTCTCTTGACCTTGGCGATCCGGTGATCTTCCTTGAACCCAAGAAACTCTACAGGTTCCAGAAGATGGATGTTCCTGACCAGGACTACAAGGTGCAGATAGGAAAAGCACGGAAGGTTAGGGAAGGGGATTCCATCACCATCATCACATATGGTTCAATGGTACCCACGGTGGCAGCAGCAGTTGAAAAGAACAAGGTGGATGCCGATGTTATTGACCTGATGACTCTCAGCCCGCTGGATATTGATGCCATCTCTGCATCCGTGAAGAAAACAGGCAGGGTGATGATTGTGCATGAGGCTCCAAGGACGCTGGGAATGGGTGCTGAGATTTCCGCAATGATATCTGAAAGGATGATTGAATACCTCTATGCTCCAATACTCAGGGTAACCGGACCGGACACACCGTTTCCATACAGGCTTGAGGATCATTATCTTCCGAATGAGAAGAGGATAATGGATGCCGTTGACAGGCTTCTGAAATTCAGGTGA
- a CDS encoding thiamine pyrophosphate-dependent dehydrogenase E1 component subunit alpha: MTEVINEQVEKEKHIRGFGAMILSRTLDKKIITAQRQGRVGFYTPTMGQEAAQIGLSMALSKDDLLYEYYRDVPMMLHRGVPLEIILNQVFGNRDDLAKGRQMPSHLVARDYNFMSVPSPVATNLPLAVGTAFAKVYRHEPGIVVASFGDGSSSTPDFHSAMNMAAVFNLPVLFFCENNGLAISLPVEKQTKTEIWKKAEAYGMAGFKADGNNMVEMYKVAQQAVDHVRSGKGPALLEARCFRMGPHSTSDDPTKYESDIVQDGSDRDPIVVTQNAMKAMGLINDQLVEKVKSESVRIVNEKFDQQEKIPAPDPETMFQDVYKDETWIIKEEKGEIL; this comes from the coding sequence ATGACTGAAGTAATTAATGAACAGGTAGAGAAGGAAAAGCACATCAGGGGTTTTGGGGCAATGATTCTTTCCAGGACCCTTGACAAGAAGATTATAACAGCACAGAGGCAGGGAAGGGTGGGCTTCTATACTCCCACCATGGGCCAGGAGGCTGCGCAGATAGGGCTCTCCATGGCGCTATCCAAGGATGACCTGCTCTATGAGTATTACAGGGACGTGCCAATGATGCTGCATCGTGGCGTTCCCCTTGAAATAATACTGAATCAGGTATTCGGAAACAGGGATGATCTTGCAAAGGGCCGGCAGATGCCAAGCCACCTGGTTGCCAGGGATTACAACTTCATGTCTGTTCCCAGCCCTGTTGCAACCAACCTGCCCCTTGCTGTGGGTACGGCGTTTGCCAAGGTCTACCGCCATGAGCCGGGAATAGTGGTTGCGAGCTTCGGCGACGGCTCCTCCTCCACACCAGATTTTCACTCTGCCATGAACATGGCTGCAGTCTTCAACCTCCCCGTTCTGTTCTTCTGCGAAAACAACGGCCTTGCAATTTCACTTCCCGTTGAGAAACAGACAAAAACGGAGATATGGAAAAAGGCTGAAGCCTATGGAATGGCAGGCTTCAAGGCAGACGGCAACAACATGGTTGAAATGTACAAGGTTGCACAGCAGGCTGTGGATCATGTGAGGTCCGGGAAAGGCCCGGCGCTTCTTGAGGCCAGATGCTTCAGGATGGGACCGCACTCCACATCTGACGATCCAACGAAGTATGAGAGCGATATAGTTCAGGATGGATCCGATCGCGATCCCATAGTGGTTACTCAGAATGCCATGAAGGCCATGGGATTGATCAACGATCAGCTCGTGGAAAAGGTGAAAAGTGAATCTGTCAGGATTGTCAACGAGAAGTTTGATCAGCAGGAGAAGATACCGGCACCAGATCCTGAAACGATGTTCCAGGACGTATACAAGGATGAGACATGGATAATAAAAGAGGAAAAGGGTGAGATCCTTTGA
- the lipA gene encoding lipoyl synthase, translated as MRPEYVKVNIPSGENYVRLRETIHARTLHTVCEEARCPNVAECWGSGTATFMIMGSNCSRGCRFCSVTHGRMQPLDPDEPEKVAQAAKLMELSYVVITSVDRDDLPDQGAHHFSSVISRVKQEIPHVEVLIPDFRGEKDLIRMIIDAEPSVLAHNVETVRRLTPGVRDPRAGYDQSLELLRFVKAVNPEMLTKSSIMLGLGEQDDEVAETLEDLRSAGVDIVTIGQYLRPSRMQLEVVEYSPVERFSKFEKMAYSMGFSFVASGPLVRTSYRAAEAWAKRRLKND; from the coding sequence GTGAGACCGGAATACGTCAAGGTTAACATACCCTCAGGTGAGAATTATGTCAGGCTGAGGGAAACTATCCATGCACGTACTCTTCATACTGTATGTGAAGAGGCCAGGTGTCCAAATGTGGCAGAATGCTGGGGATCTGGCACGGCCACGTTTATGATAATGGGCAGCAACTGCTCTCGAGGATGCAGATTCTGTTCTGTAACCCACGGAAGGATGCAGCCCCTTGATCCGGATGAGCCTGAAAAAGTTGCGCAGGCCGCAAAACTTATGGAACTCAGCTATGTTGTCATCACATCGGTCGACAGGGACGATCTCCCGGACCAGGGAGCGCACCACTTTTCCAGTGTGATCAGCAGGGTGAAGCAGGAAATCCCACATGTGGAAGTTCTCATTCCTGATTTCCGTGGGGAAAAAGATCTAATTCGTATGATAATAGATGCTGAGCCATCGGTTCTTGCACACAACGTGGAGACTGTAAGAAGGCTTACGCCAGGGGTCAGGGATCCAAGAGCCGGCTATGATCAGTCTCTTGAACTTCTGAGGTTTGTGAAGGCAGTTAATCCGGAAATGCTGACTAAATCGTCCATAATGCTGGGACTTGGCGAGCAGGATGATGAGGTTGCAGAGACCCTGGAGGATCTCAGGTCAGCAGGTGTGGACATCGTAACGATTGGGCAGTACCTGCGTCCATCCAGGATGCAGCTTGAGGTTGTGGAGTATTCCCCTGTGGAGAGGTTCAGCAAATTTGAGAAGATGGCCTATTCCATGGGATTCTCATTCGTGGCTTCCGGTCCCCTTGTGAGGACATCCTACAGGGCTGCGGAGGCATGGGCAAAAAGGAGGTTGAAAAATGACTGA
- a CDS encoding heterodisulfide reductase-related iron-sulfur binding cluster yields the protein MAVPITSPTLAFIGNTELIIDYVLSFTIVPFVLYWWYRSYSRMGITFRKMVDYGWHNGPRMIKQILGYGFFHRKNLKNRYAGIMHFLISWGILILFIATSLIFLSHDLLKPTIHQGILVGDFYLNFEVWADLGGVMLVAGVIMAYARRLHKKVKLDTKNEDYILLTALLIMALEGFFLGALKIYLFRQSFDVYRFVEWPMSYLFGTMSATTGIELYRIMWMVHVITGFLLAAYLPFSKLSHMALAMVMIGEKKIRNRGELPTPFILADALETGNFDFKVGTKNISDLTSFQKIDALACTDCGRCERACPAVMAGTDLSPRAVVQNIKKNVYGDGELTQMVLTENAAWACTTCQACVEECPVLIEPFSFIMDVRKNLVMENRFSKQTGTYFNNLTNTQNPFGNSPSDRDAMLEVAPKFQEGTEYLYWVGCMGAFDPRDNKTARTIISLLKKAGVNFGILGSEEKCVGETARRMGEEGRYQELVMQNVETLNGHGVKKIITACPHCYNTFKNEYPKFGLNAEVVHHSKFLADLVEEGKLNVKKTTETVTLHDPCYLGRVNNEYDNTRFILNSASDLREMEKSRENSMCCGAGGGNYWYKVESQDSISQIRMKQALETGANKLAVACPFCMPMMEDASRTLNASDKIQIKDIAEIIQENLVE from the coding sequence ATGGCAGTTCCCATTACCAGCCCAACGCTGGCTTTCATAGGAAACACCGAATTGATCATCGATTACGTTCTTTCATTCACAATAGTCCCATTCGTCCTGTACTGGTGGTACCGGTCATACAGCAGAATGGGCATAACATTCAGGAAGATGGTTGATTATGGCTGGCACAACGGCCCGCGAATGATAAAGCAGATTCTCGGCTACGGTTTCTTCCACCGGAAAAACCTCAAGAACAGGTATGCGGGAATCATGCACTTCCTGATTTCGTGGGGCATTCTGATACTCTTCATTGCCACGTCACTCATATTCCTCTCCCATGATCTGCTGAAGCCCACCATTCACCAGGGAATTCTCGTTGGGGACTTCTACCTCAATTTCGAGGTATGGGCCGATCTGGGCGGCGTAATGCTGGTTGCCGGAGTCATAATGGCATATGCCAGGCGCCTGCACAAGAAGGTGAAGCTGGACACAAAGAATGAAGACTATATCCTTCTCACTGCGCTGCTCATAATGGCACTGGAGGGGTTCTTCCTTGGGGCGCTGAAGATATATCTCTTCAGGCAGTCATTCGACGTTTACAGGTTTGTGGAGTGGCCCATGAGCTACCTCTTTGGAACCATGAGCGCCACCACGGGAATTGAACTGTACCGGATAATGTGGATGGTTCATGTCATAACAGGATTCCTGCTGGCGGCTTACCTTCCATTCTCCAAGCTGTCCCATATGGCACTTGCAATGGTCATGATTGGCGAGAAGAAGATCAGGAACAGGGGCGAACTTCCAACCCCATTCATTCTGGCAGACGCACTGGAGACTGGCAATTTCGATTTCAAGGTTGGAACAAAGAACATCAGTGATCTCACCTCGTTCCAGAAGATAGATGCACTTGCATGCACAGACTGCGGGAGATGTGAGAGGGCCTGCCCGGCAGTAATGGCCGGCACCGATCTGAGCCCAAGGGCAGTGGTTCAGAATATCAAGAAGAACGTCTATGGAGACGGGGAACTTACCCAGATGGTCCTTACGGAAAACGCCGCCTGGGCCTGCACCACATGCCAGGCCTGTGTTGAGGAGTGCCCCGTTCTCATTGAACCGTTTTCCTTCATAATGGATGTGAGGAAGAATCTCGTAATGGAGAACAGGTTCAGCAAACAGACAGGGACCTATTTCAACAATCTTACAAATACCCAGAATCCCTTCGGAAACAGCCCTTCTGACAGGGATGCAATGCTGGAAGTTGCCCCGAAATTCCAGGAAGGGACGGAATACCTGTACTGGGTTGGCTGCATGGGCGCCTTTGATCCGCGGGACAACAAGACAGCAAGAACCATAATTTCATTACTTAAGAAAGCCGGTGTGAATTTCGGAATACTGGGCTCCGAGGAGAAGTGTGTGGGTGAAACAGCACGCAGAATGGGTGAAGAGGGAAGATACCAGGAACTGGTAATGCAGAACGTGGAAACGCTTAATGGCCATGGCGTGAAGAAAATCATAACTGCATGCCCCCATTGCTACAACACATTCAAGAATGAATATCCAAAGTTTGGATTGAATGCGGAAGTTGTTCACCACAGTAAGTTTCTTGCGGATCTGGTTGAGGAAGGAAAACTCAATGTTAAGAAGACCACGGAGACGGTAACGCTTCATGATCCCTGTTATCTTGGGCGGGTAAACAATGAGTATGACAACACCAGATTCATCCTGAATTCGGCATCCGATCTCAGGGAAATGGAAAAATCCAGGGAAAACAGCATGTGTTGCGGTGCAGGTGGCGGCAATTACTGGTACAAGGTTGAGAGCCAGGATTCCATCAGCCAGATAAGGATGAAGCAGGCCCTGGAGACAGGTGCAAACAAGCTGGCTGTGGCATGTCCTTTCTGCATGCCCATGATGGAAGACGCCTCAAGGACACTGAACGCCAGTGACAAAATACAGATAAAGGATATTGCAGAAATTATTCAAGAGAATCTCGTGGAATAA
- a CDS encoding MFS transporter, with the protein MTTETKPDLIESINDTKTSGFHYKTWLVSGLGFFTDAYDLFIIGVVTSIFVLSGWSKFTTLQSSLLDSTALLSAVIGAMIFGRLLDKLGRKAVYGIELIILVIGALGSAFLTPTNGVNILIIWRFILGIGIGGDYATSSTIMAEYSNTAHRGKLVGMVFSMQSLGLLAGPLVSLGLIYSGMSLTLVWKLLLAFGAIPALIVVYYRRKMPETPRYLLRVRGDAQGAAKNWQKYTGIAASADAETETVKESWTQILKQRKFILTLLGTAGTWFLMDWALYGNSIMSSSMLGVLVPASVTGLHHLIRTTEYSAMVFGFAALPGYWLATFTIDRIGRKTIQSIGFAAMAVSFGILGIFHQLLSASYIVEFLTVYGLSYFFIEFGPNVTTFIYPPEVFPTKVRGFGAGASAAGGKTGAFIGTFLNAIILASSIGESGLFLILAFLAVIGLVFTLVLLPEPKMQDLDQISGENALLAGTPVKTGMKQH; encoded by the coding sequence ATGACTACCGAAACAAAACCGGACTTGATAGAGTCCATAAATGACACAAAAACCAGTGGTTTCCATTACAAGACCTGGCTTGTGTCCGGGCTTGGCTTCTTCACAGACGCTTACGACCTGTTCATAATAGGGGTGGTAACCAGCATATTTGTGCTATCTGGATGGAGCAAGTTCACGACACTGCAGTCATCACTGCTGGATTCCACAGCTCTGCTATCGGCAGTTATTGGTGCTATGATATTCGGAAGGCTGCTTGACAAGCTTGGCAGAAAAGCAGTATATGGTATTGAACTCATAATACTTGTAATAGGTGCTCTTGGAAGCGCATTCCTGACGCCAACAAACGGGGTTAACATACTCATAATATGGAGGTTCATCCTGGGTATTGGAATAGGCGGAGATTATGCAACAAGCTCAACCATAATGGCAGAATACTCCAATACTGCCCACAGGGGAAAGCTTGTGGGAATGGTGTTTTCAATGCAGTCCCTTGGTCTACTTGCAGGGCCGCTTGTATCACTTGGCCTGATATATTCCGGCATGAGCCTTACACTTGTGTGGAAGCTTCTCCTGGCATTCGGTGCAATCCCGGCGCTCATAGTGGTGTATTACAGGAGGAAAATGCCTGAAACACCCAGATACCTTCTCAGGGTCAGGGGAGATGCGCAGGGAGCCGCTAAGAACTGGCAGAAATATACGGGAATAGCGGCTTCGGCAGATGCGGAAACTGAGACAGTAAAAGAATCATGGACGCAGATACTGAAGCAGAGGAAGTTTATCCTCACATTGCTGGGGACAGCGGGAACATGGTTCCTCATGGACTGGGCACTCTATGGTAACTCCATCATGTCCAGCTCAATGCTTGGCGTACTTGTGCCTGCATCAGTGACAGGGCTTCATCACCTCATAAGGACAACGGAATATTCAGCAATGGTATTCGGCTTTGCAGCCCTGCCAGGATACTGGCTTGCAACGTTCACCATAGACAGGATTGGAAGGAAGACCATACAGTCCATAGGATTTGCCGCAATGGCAGTTTCCTTCGGAATACTTGGCATATTCCACCAGCTGCTTTCAGCTTCATATATTGTGGAGTTCCTGACAGTGTACGGCCTGAGTTACTTCTTCATAGAATTCGGGCCAAATGTGACAACCTTCATATATCCACCAGAAGTGTTCCCAACCAAGGTGAGGGGCTTCGGTGCAGGAGCTTCGGCTGCCGGAGGAAAGACAGGGGCTTTCATTGGAACCTTCCTGAATGCCATAATACTGGCATCATCAATAGGTGAATCTGGGCTCTTCCTGATACTGGCATTTCTCGCAGTGATAGGTCTGGTGTTCACACTGGTACTTCTGCCGGAACCCAAGATGCAGGACCTGGATCAGATCTCAGGGGAGAATGCCCTTCTGGCAGGGACTCCTGTTAAGACTGGCATGAAGCAGCACTGA
- a CDS encoding electron transfer flavoprotein subunit alpha/FixB family protein — MKALVFSDNQEIITQILTALKGRADADAAVLSPLMEGMDQYGATKLYELTGNPGSDAIFHALSKIFTEGKYDLFLAGSTVRGREVAGMMSEALNLPAMTEINDISFKDGKVVTKRFFYGGKTLLEEESGARVLTVMAGISEAARVQGKSELVKVELPASKITTVNRIDKKAGSVNIEKAQVIVSVGRGIGSKENIEKVKPLAEAVHGEIAGSRPVCLDYQWLGEDRQVGLSGKKVKPKLYIALGISGQIQHIAGMRTSRVVVAVNKDKSAPIFEEADYGIVGDLFQIVPKLVSALKQ, encoded by the coding sequence ATGAAGGCACTTGTTTTTTCTGACAACCAGGAAATAATCACCCAGATCCTGACGGCACTTAAGGGCAGAGCTGACGCTGACGCAGCAGTACTTTCCCCGTTAATGGAAGGCATGGACCAGTACGGCGCCACAAAGCTGTACGAACTTACCGGCAATCCTGGATCTGACGCAATATTCCATGCCCTCTCAAAGATATTCACGGAGGGGAAATACGATCTGTTCCTTGCAGGATCAACCGTAAGGGGCAGAGAGGTTGCGGGAATGATGTCTGAGGCACTCAACCTGCCCGCAATGACAGAGATCAATGACATATCCTTCAAGGACGGCAAGGTTGTCACAAAGCGATTCTTCTACGGAGGAAAAACTCTACTTGAGGAGGAATCTGGTGCCAGGGTACTGACCGTGATGGCCGGTATTTCGGAAGCAGCCAGGGTTCAGGGCAAGTCTGAGCTTGTGAAAGTAGAACTCCCTGCCTCAAAGATTACCACAGTCAACAGGATAGACAAGAAAGCAGGTTCTGTTAACATAGAGAAAGCACAGGTTATCGTATCCGTGGGAAGGGGAATAGGAAGCAAGGAGAACATCGAGAAGGTAAAACCGCTTGCTGAAGCTGTGCATGGCGAGATTGCCGGTTCGAGACCCGTGTGCCTGGACTATCAGTGGCTCGGCGAAGACAGGCAGGTTGGGCTTTCTGGAAAGAAAGTTAAGCCAAAGCTCTACATTGCACTTGGCATCTCCGGGCAGATTCAGCACATAGCAGGAATGAGGACCTCCAGGGTTGTGGTGGCAGTGAACAAGGATAAGAGCGCCCCAATTTTCGAGGAAGCAGACTACGGAATTGTGGGAGACCTTTTCCAGATAGTGCCAAAGCTTGTTTCAGCCCTGAAGCAGTGA
- a CDS encoding electron transfer flavoprotein subunit beta/FixA family protein, translating to MKRDKMPYNVIVLVKQIPDIDQMKTDPSTGEPILQNLPLRVENLSKNAIEAAVKIKEKYGGKVSAIIFGTDKSSAAMKESYAMGVDEGFLLTGYDGNHPEVTAKVLAEKIKTIPHDLVILGNQSADSYTGLLPGKISAITGEPLLGNAIKIEMDGKTAKVTSALEEYNLEIRGETPAIISVAQEINEPRLPPVLQIMAAGRKPINTQPAAPKEKFTSVVISNRAPKSDRKRIVFEDVDKGVAEVSKAIKEAIR from the coding sequence ATGAAGCGTGATAAAATGCCGTATAATGTCATTGTGCTTGTGAAACAGATACCGGACATAGACCAGATGAAAACAGATCCCAGCACAGGGGAACCTATTCTCCAGAACCTTCCTCTCAGGGTTGAGAACCTCAGCAAGAATGCCATCGAGGCTGCAGTGAAAATAAAGGAAAAGTATGGCGGGAAGGTTTCGGCAATAATATTCGGAACCGACAAATCCTCGGCAGCCATGAAGGAATCATATGCAATGGGAGTGGATGAGGGCTTTCTGCTAACAGGCTACGATGGCAACCACCCGGAAGTCACGGCAAAGGTTCTGGCGGAAAAGATAAAAACCATACCTCATGATCTTGTCATACTGGGCAACCAGTCTGCAGATTCCTATACTGGGCTTCTTCCCGGGAAGATATCGGCCATAACAGGGGAGCCGCTTCTTGGCAACGCAATCAAGATAGAAATGGACGGGAAAACTGCAAAGGTCACATCGGCACTTGAGGAGTACAACCTTGAGATCAGAGGCGAGACACCGGCCATAATTTCTGTGGCTCAGGAAATAAATGAGCCCCGTCTTCCCCCGGTCCTGCAGATCATGGCCGCTGGCAGGAAACCCATAAACACCCAGCCTGCAGCCCCAAAGGAAAAATTCACGTCGGTTGTTATTTCAAACAGGGCACCAAAGAGCGACAGGAAGCGCATTGTGTTTGAGGATGTTGACAAGGGCGTAGCTGAAGTTTCAAAGGCAATAAAGGAGGCCATAAGATGA
- a CDS encoding acetyl-CoA C-acetyltransferase — MMDKDREVYLVHYKRTAFSRSRPNAPEKDVFNSIRMDEALGQLIKNSVSETGVKAEEINDVITGCAIQADENWLYGGRHPVFMAGLPFNVPSMSLDRACSSSLNAMSIGAMEIMTGNSDIVLAGGMEHMTHVPLSNNPHVKPNIKLIVRPEYARYDMTTSYNMGLTAEKLAKVKNIEREDMDRFSMESHRKAARALDEGFFKDEILPIDVEKDDDFVTIDRDQSIRPDTTMEGLRALQPAFVKDGKITAGNSSPLNAGASLTMLMSGKKVREYGLMPLAKLSSFAWAAVDPTIMGLGPVPASQKLLKNAGLSAEDIDIWEINEAFAVVVLNAIRELGLDEKRVNLKGGAIAIGHPLGASGARLGGTVSRLLNTEKKEKAVATLCVGGGQGYSVLFERV; from the coding sequence ATGATGGATAAGGACAGAGAAGTATACCTGGTGCATTATAAAAGGACTGCCTTTTCAAGGTCAAGACCAAATGCCCCAGAGAAAGATGTATTCAACAGCATAAGGATGGATGAGGCCCTGGGCCAGCTCATCAAGAATTCTGTCTCCGAGACTGGAGTAAAGGCCGAGGAGATCAATGACGTCATAACAGGATGCGCCATACAGGCAGACGAGAACTGGCTGTACGGGGGACGCCATCCAGTATTCATGGCCGGCCTTCCCTTCAATGTACCGTCAATGTCACTTGACAGGGCATGTTCATCATCCCTCAATGCAATGAGCATAGGGGCAATGGAGATAATGACCGGAAATTCTGATATTGTACTGGCAGGCGGCATGGAGCACATGACACATGTGCCGCTTTCCAATAATCCCCATGTGAAACCTAACATAAAGCTCATTGTCAGGCCGGAGTATGCCAGATATGACATGACCACATCATATAACATGGGGCTGACTGCCGAGAAACTGGCAAAGGTGAAGAACATTGAGAGGGAAGATATGGACCGTTTCTCAATGGAAAGCCACAGGAAAGCGGCCAGGGCACTTGATGAAGGTTTCTTCAAGGACGAGATTCTTCCCATAGATGTGGAGAAGGATGATGATTTTGTCACAATCGACAGGGATCAGAGCATCAGGCCGGACACCACCATGGAGGGACTCAGGGCACTTCAGCCCGCCTTTGTAAAGGATGGAAAGATTACCGCTGGAAACTCATCGCCCCTCAATGCAGGTGCTTCACTGACCATGCTAATGTCGGGGAAAAAGGTTCGTGAGTACGGGCTGATGCCCCTGGCAAAACTTAGCTCCTTTGCATGGGCAGCTGTTGATCCCACAATAATGGGACTTGGGCCTGTCCCGGCATCCCAGAAGCTTCTGAAGAATGCAGGACTCAGTGCCGAAGATATAGACATCTGGGAAATCAATGAGGCATTTGCCGTTGTGGTCCTCAATGCCATAAGGGAACTTGGCCTTGATGAGAAACGCGTGAACCTGAAGGGAGGTGCCATTGCCATAGGCCATCCACTGGGTGCGTCGGGTGCAAGGCTGGGCGGGACGGTTTCACGCCTGCTTAACACCGAGAAGAAGGAGAAAGCAGTGGCAACATTATGTGTGGGCGGAGGCCAGGGTTATTCAGTACTCTTTGAGAGGGTGTGA